A genomic stretch from Streptomyces venezuelae ATCC 10712 includes:
- a CDS encoding hemolysin family protein, with amino-acid sequence MSTLQLLFAVLLVLANGFFVGAEFALVSVRRSQIEPLGGARAKQVLHGLENLPQMMAAAQFGITVCSLTLGAVAEPTVARLLEPVFHTVGVPEALIHPLGYVIALAAVVFLHLVIGEMVPKNLAMAAPERTALWLAPGLVGFARLCRPVTAALGACARLVLRAFKVEPKDEVEAVFTSAQLGRLVEDAGQAGLLDPAEQERLEDALELGTRPVTDVLIAPASLVTVPPSVTPREIEELTVRTGYSRFPVRGGAGATFMGFVHVKDVLDLEERERAVPQRLWRPMATVRAELPLDDALTVMRRAATHLAQVADGSGRVLGLVALEDVLEMLVGEVRDPAHRVRTAPAGVRG; translated from the coding sequence ATGAGCACCCTGCAACTCCTCTTCGCCGTCCTCCTCGTCCTGGCGAACGGCTTCTTCGTCGGGGCCGAGTTCGCGCTCGTCTCCGTCCGCCGCAGCCAGATCGAGCCGCTCGGCGGCGCCCGGGCCAAGCAGGTCCTGCACGGTCTGGAGAACCTGCCGCAGATGATGGCCGCCGCGCAGTTCGGCATCACCGTCTGCTCGCTGACCCTCGGCGCCGTCGCCGAGCCGACCGTGGCCCGTCTCCTCGAACCGGTCTTCCACACGGTCGGGGTCCCGGAGGCGCTCATCCACCCGCTCGGCTACGTCATCGCCCTCGCCGCGGTCGTCTTCCTCCACCTCGTCATCGGCGAGATGGTCCCGAAGAATCTGGCGATGGCCGCGCCCGAGCGGACCGCGCTCTGGCTCGCCCCCGGCCTGGTCGGCTTCGCCCGGCTCTGCCGGCCGGTGACGGCCGCGCTCGGCGCCTGCGCCCGGCTGGTGCTGCGGGCCTTCAAGGTCGAGCCGAAGGACGAGGTGGAGGCGGTCTTCACCAGCGCCCAGCTGGGCCGGCTCGTCGAGGACGCCGGCCAGGCCGGGCTGCTGGACCCCGCCGAGCAGGAACGCCTCGAGGACGCCCTCGAACTGGGCACCCGCCCGGTGACGGACGTCCTCATCGCCCCGGCCTCCCTGGTCACGGTCCCGCCGTCGGTCACCCCGCGCGAGATCGAGGAGCTGACCGTCCGCACCGGCTACTCGCGCTTCCCGGTCCGCGGCGGGGCGGGCGCCACCTTCATGGGCTTCGTGCACGTGAAGGACGTCCTCGACCTGGAGGAACGGGAGCGGGCGGTGCCGCAGCGGCTGTGGCGGCCGATGGCGACGGTCCGCGCCGAACTGCCCCTCGACGACGCCCTCACCGTGATGCGCCGGGCCGCCACCCATCTGGCGCAGGTCGCCGACGGCTCGGGCCGGGTCCTCGGCCTGGTCGCCCTCGAGGACGTCCTGGAGATGCTGGTGGGCGAGGTCCGCGACCCCGCGCACCGGGTGAGGACGGCACCCGCGGGCGTACGCGGCTGA
- a CDS encoding peptidase C39 family protein has translation MTSSSTPRRTVLAAALAAAGTAATAGPAAAADHLLPADAPPAAAGPAPADDSARGQAHAPAHAPAPGLVDNRFWSSYTDWRCGSAAGTKAVFGRRPGLVIAAPAGRVDYTDPHTGRTAAWEYASWTSPVHTPTVPATEVIASWNAETPPGTWIQVELSGTYTDATATPWYVLGRWASGDGDIRRTSVDDQTDGRSTVWTDTFAIDDTASGLRLASYRLRLTLHRTPGSRLTPTVWRLGAMASDIPDRFTVPASAPGLARELAVPRYSQNTHVGQYPEYDNGGEAWCSPTSSQMIVEYWGRRPSAEQLAWVDPAFEDPQVCHAARYTYDHQYQGCGNWPFNAAYAATYRDMNAVVTRLRSLTELESLIRAGIPAITSQSFRKEELTGAGYGTSGHLMTVIGFTPTGDVIANDPASPNNEAVRRVYQRQEWENIWLRTKRYNASGKVVSGTGGVCYIYWPTNPTPTQRRALRELGLL, from the coding sequence ATGACCAGCAGCTCCACCCCGCGCAGAACCGTCCTCGCCGCGGCCCTCGCGGCCGCCGGTACGGCCGCCACCGCCGGTCCCGCCGCGGCCGCCGACCACCTGCTTCCCGCCGACGCCCCGCCCGCCGCCGCCGGGCCGGCCCCGGCCGACGACTCCGCGCGGGGCCAGGCGCACGCCCCCGCCCACGCGCCCGCGCCCGGGCTCGTGGACAACCGGTTCTGGTCCTCGTACACGGACTGGAGGTGCGGCAGCGCCGCCGGTACGAAGGCGGTCTTCGGGCGCCGCCCGGGCCTGGTCATCGCCGCACCCGCCGGACGCGTCGACTACACCGACCCGCACACCGGTCGGACGGCCGCGTGGGAGTACGCGAGCTGGACCTCGCCGGTGCACACCCCGACCGTGCCCGCCACCGAGGTCATCGCCTCCTGGAACGCCGAGACGCCCCCCGGCACCTGGATCCAGGTGGAGCTCTCCGGCACCTACACCGACGCCACCGCCACCCCCTGGTACGTCCTAGGCCGCTGGGCCTCGGGGGACGGCGACATCCGGCGCACCTCCGTAGACGACCAGACCGACGGCAGGAGCACCGTCTGGACCGACACGTTCGCGATCGACGACACGGCGAGCGGGCTGCGGCTGGCCTCGTACCGGCTGCGCCTCACGCTCCACCGCACCCCGGGCAGCCGCCTCACGCCCACGGTGTGGCGGCTCGGGGCGATGGCCTCCGACATCCCGGACAGGTTCACGGTCCCGGCATCGGCGCCGGGGCTCGCCCGCGAGCTGGCCGTACCGCGCTACTCCCAGAACACCCATGTGGGGCAGTACCCCGAGTACGACAACGGCGGCGAGGCGTGGTGCAGCCCGACCTCGTCGCAGATGATCGTCGAGTACTGGGGCCGCCGGCCGTCGGCGGAACAGCTGGCCTGGGTGGACCCGGCCTTCGAGGACCCCCAGGTCTGCCACGCGGCCCGCTACACCTATGACCACCAGTACCAGGGCTGCGGCAACTGGCCCTTCAACGCCGCGTACGCCGCCACCTACCGCGACATGAACGCGGTGGTCACCCGGCTGCGCTCGCTCACCGAACTGGAGAGCCTGATCCGGGCGGGCATCCCGGCCATAACGTCCCAGTCCTTCCGCAAGGAAGAACTGACCGGCGCGGGCTACGGCACGTCGGGCCACTTGATGACCGTCATCGGCTTCACGCCGACCGGCGACGTCATCGCCAACGACCCAGCCTCACCGAACAACGAGGCGGTACGCCGGGTCTACCAGCGCCAGGAATGGGAGAACATCTGGCTCCGCACGAAGCGCTACAACGCCAGCGGGAAAGTGGTCTCCGGCACAGGAGGGGTCTGCTACATCTACTGGCCGACCAACCCCACCCCAACCCAGCGCCGCGCACTGCGGGAGCTCGGCTTGCTGTGA
- a CDS encoding restriction endonuclease fold toxin-2 domain-containing protein yields the protein MYRKPAEIAYQKRVAGYPEYEVPIPPGISAHSTLMVDGFRNRDGMAIEAKYVNTPNKPCYRSLDELRTNHRSGKKDFLYDKDRKELAKYNAALNDPRNKEMRGVETVTNNADSVAYWRVMMAAYGVKGYARYVP from the coding sequence GTGTACAGGAAACCCGCCGAGATCGCCTATCAGAAAAGGGTCGCCGGATACCCCGAGTACGAGGTGCCCATCCCGCCCGGTATCAGCGCCCACAGCACCCTGATGGTCGACGGCTTCCGTAACCGTGACGGCATGGCGATCGAGGCCAAGTACGTCAACACCCCCAACAAGCCGTGCTACCGCTCGCTCGACGAACTCCGCACGAACCACCGGTCCGGCAAGAAGGACTTCCTGTACGACAAGGACCGCAAGGAGCTCGCCAAGTACAACGCTGCTCTCAACGACCCTCGGAACAAGGAGATGAGAGGCGTCGAGACGGTCACCAACAACGCGGACTCCGTGGCCTACTGGCGCGTCATGATGGCCGCCTACGGCGTCAAGGGCTACGCCCGATACGTACCCTGA
- a CDS encoding phosphotransferase family protein, with the protein MTSAPRPRTTTRDPEELGRRLTRWLDRRLPGARVTGLAVPGSNGMSSETLLFDLDHPDAPVRGCALRLAADPAAYTVFPVYDMARQHRVMRLVGEHTDVPVPRVLWLEEDPEPLGASFFVMARAEGRVPPDVMPYTYEGNWLHAATDAERALLEAESVAVLARLHDQFPAKEAEFLLPDGPGTPLRRHVDAQRAYYDWVVAGLAPSPLIESAFDWLEAHWPADEGPAVLGWGDARIGNIVYDGFTPAAVLDWEMAGFVPREVDLGWTVYLHRFFQDLTVSFGQPGLPGFLRRDAVERRYAELTGHTPRDMEFHTLYAALRHAIVMLRIAYRQAHFGEVQVPADPDGLILHHATLAAMVRGSYW; encoded by the coding sequence ATGACCTCCGCACCCCGTCCCCGCACCACCACCCGCGACCCCGAGGAGCTCGGGCGTCGGCTCACCCGATGGCTGGACCGGCGCCTGCCCGGCGCCCGTGTCACCGGGCTCGCCGTGCCCGGGTCCAACGGCATGTCCAGCGAGACCCTGCTCTTCGACCTCGACCACCCCGACGCCCCGGTGCGCGGTTGCGCCCTGCGGCTGGCCGCCGACCCCGCCGCGTACACCGTCTTCCCCGTCTACGACATGGCCCGGCAGCACCGCGTCATGCGCCTGGTCGGCGAGCACACCGACGTACCCGTGCCGCGCGTGCTCTGGCTCGAGGAGGACCCGGAACCGCTCGGCGCGTCCTTCTTCGTGATGGCCCGTGCCGAGGGGCGCGTCCCGCCGGACGTCATGCCCTACACGTACGAGGGGAACTGGCTGCACGCCGCGACCGACGCCGAACGCGCCCTGCTCGAAGCCGAGTCCGTCGCCGTACTCGCCCGGCTGCACGACCAGTTCCCGGCGAAGGAAGCGGAGTTCCTGCTCCCGGACGGCCCGGGGACCCCGCTGCGCCGCCACGTCGACGCCCAACGCGCCTACTACGACTGGGTGGTGGCGGGACTCGCGCCCTCGCCGCTCATCGAATCCGCCTTCGACTGGCTGGAGGCGCACTGGCCGGCCGACGAGGGCCCGGCCGTGCTCGGCTGGGGCGACGCCCGCATCGGGAACATCGTCTACGACGGATTCACCCCCGCGGCCGTCCTCGACTGGGAGATGGCGGGTTTCGTCCCCCGCGAGGTCGACCTCGGCTGGACCGTCTACCTCCACCGCTTCTTCCAGGACCTGACCGTGAGCTTCGGCCAGCCGGGGCTGCCCGGCTTCCTGCGGCGCGACGCCGTCGAACGGCGCTACGCGGAGCTGACCGGGCACACCCCGCGCGACATGGAGTTCCACACCCTCTACGCGGCGCTGCGGCACGCGATCGTGATGCTCAGGATCGCGTACCGGCAGGCCCACTTCGGCGAGGTCCAGGTACCCGCGGACCCCGACGGGCTGATCCTGCACCACGCCACGCTCGCGGCGATGGTGCGGGGAAGCTACTGGTGA
- a CDS encoding hemolysin family protein produces MIVSLLLLVAAFVLILANGFFVAAEFGLVTVERAEAERAAATGDRRARTVVTALRELSFQLSGTQLGITITSLVVGMLAEPALAGLLHGPLTATGLPAGAVSGISVVIGMLLASAVQMVVGELVPKNWAVSRPLQVARFVATPQRRFSALFRPVISLLNRVANRLVRLLGVEPTEELDSVRTPGELVSLARHSALAGTLEQDTADLFVRTLSLGGLTAGQVMTPRVKVSALQWDATAADVVNLTRATGLSRFPVYRDRIDEVVGMVHLKDALAVAPHARLRTPVGRIAVPPLLVPETLPAQTLLERLRREQPIAVVVDEYGGTAGVVTLEDIVEELVGEVRDEHDTVADGRPELAAAPAEDGRPAWEADGSCRVHILRRIGLDVPDGPYETVAGLVADLLGRIPAPGDRAELPGWRLSVRQVDRYRAERVRIVRTSTDQDTTADSAAPAPGSETAPGPEMAPGSATAPGPDVVSAAPLHGPDTDSAAPAPARAPGRAPAQAPVPAEAVR; encoded by the coding sequence ATGATCGTCTCCCTTCTGCTGCTCGTCGCGGCCTTCGTCCTCATCCTCGCCAACGGCTTCTTCGTGGCCGCCGAGTTCGGTCTCGTGACCGTCGAGCGAGCCGAGGCCGAGCGGGCCGCGGCCACCGGCGACCGGCGCGCCCGCACCGTCGTCACCGCCCTGCGCGAGCTGTCCTTCCAGCTCTCCGGCACCCAGCTGGGCATCACCATCACCTCCCTCGTCGTCGGCATGCTCGCCGAGCCCGCGCTCGCCGGACTGCTGCACGGACCGCTCACCGCGACCGGACTGCCCGCCGGGGCCGTCTCCGGCATCTCGGTGGTGATCGGGATGCTGCTCGCCTCCGCCGTCCAGATGGTGGTCGGCGAGCTCGTGCCGAAGAACTGGGCGGTCTCCCGGCCGCTCCAGGTGGCCCGGTTCGTGGCCACCCCGCAGCGCCGCTTCTCCGCCCTCTTCCGGCCGGTGATCTCCCTGCTCAACCGGGTCGCGAACCGGCTCGTACGGCTCCTGGGCGTCGAGCCCACCGAGGAGCTGGACTCCGTCCGCACCCCCGGCGAGCTGGTCTCCCTGGCCCGCCACTCCGCCCTGGCCGGCACCCTCGAACAGGACACCGCCGACCTCTTCGTACGGACCCTGTCCCTCGGCGGCCTCACCGCCGGGCAGGTGATGACCCCACGCGTCAAGGTGAGCGCCCTCCAGTGGGACGCCACCGCGGCCGACGTCGTCAACCTCACCCGGGCCACCGGACTCTCCCGCTTCCCGGTCTACCGCGACCGCATCGACGAGGTCGTCGGCATGGTCCACCTCAAGGACGCGCTGGCCGTCGCCCCGCACGCCCGGCTCCGCACGCCGGTCGGCCGGATCGCGGTCCCGCCGCTCCTGGTGCCCGAGACGCTGCCCGCCCAGACCCTGCTGGAACGGCTCCGCCGCGAGCAGCCGATCGCCGTCGTCGTCGACGAGTACGGCGGCACGGCCGGGGTCGTCACCCTGGAGGACATCGTCGAGGAACTCGTCGGCGAGGTCCGCGACGAGCACGACACGGTGGCCGACGGACGGCCCGAACTGGCCGCCGCCCCCGCCGAGGACGGCCGGCCCGCCTGGGAGGCCGACGGCTCCTGCCGGGTCCACATCCTGCGCCGGATAGGCCTCGACGTGCCCGACGGGCCGTACGAGACCGTCGCCGGGCTCGTCGCCGATCTCCTCGGGCGCATCCCCGCCCCCGGCGACCGGGCCGAACTCCCCGGCTGGCGGCTCTCGGTCCGCCAGGTCGACCGCTACCGGGCCGAGCGGGTGCGGATCGTCCGTACCTCCACCGACCAGGACACCACGGCGGACTCCGCCGCCCCGGCTCCCGGTTCGGAGACGGCCCCCGGACCGGAGATGGCCCCCGGGTCGGCAACGGCCCCCGGGCCGGACGTGGTCTCCGCGGCCCCGCTCCACGGCCCGGACACGGACTCCGCCGCCCCGGCTCCGGCCCGGGCCCCCGGCCGGGCTCCGGCCCAGGCCCCCGTCCCGGCGGAGGCCGTCCGATGA
- a CDS encoding acyl-CoA dehydrogenase family protein, whose translation MADSTPDGVERRLPTDEARELLALTRDIARREIAPRAAEEEAAGHFPRELFALLSRSGLLGLPYDPAYGGGGQPYEVYLQVLEELAAARLTVGLGVSVHSLSCHALARYGTEEQRAAHLPAMLGGGLLGAYCLSEPHAGSDAAALRTRAVRDGDGGDWVIDGTKAWITHGGIADFCTVMARTGGAGARGVTAFLVPGDAPGLSAAPPERKMGMKGSPTAQLHFDGVRVPDERRLGAEGQGFAIALDALDSGRLGIAACAVGLGQAALDEAVGYAKERRQFGRPIADFQGLRFLLADMATQVEAGRALYLEAARLRDEGRPFGRCAAMAKLFCTDAAMRITTDAVQVLGGYGYTADFPVERYLREAKMLQIVEGTNQIQRVVIARHLVGPESR comes from the coding sequence ATGGCCGACAGCACCCCGGACGGCGTGGAACGCCGGCTGCCCACCGACGAGGCCCGCGAGCTGCTCGCCCTGACGCGCGACATCGCCCGGCGCGAGATCGCCCCGCGCGCCGCCGAGGAGGAGGCCGCCGGGCATTTCCCCCGCGAACTGTTCGCGTTGCTCTCCCGCTCGGGCCTGCTCGGACTGCCGTACGACCCCGCCTACGGCGGAGGCGGCCAGCCGTACGAGGTCTACCTCCAGGTCCTGGAGGAGCTCGCCGCCGCGCGGCTCACCGTGGGCCTCGGGGTCAGCGTCCACAGCCTGTCCTGTCACGCCCTCGCCCGTTACGGCACCGAGGAGCAGCGGGCCGCCCATCTCCCCGCGATGCTGGGCGGCGGTCTCCTCGGCGCGTACTGCCTCTCGGAACCGCACGCCGGCTCGGACGCGGCGGCGCTGCGCACCCGGGCCGTACGGGACGGCGACGGCGGGGACTGGGTGATCGACGGCACCAAGGCGTGGATCACCCACGGCGGCATCGCCGACTTCTGCACGGTGATGGCCCGGACCGGCGGCGCGGGGGCGCGGGGCGTCACAGCCTTCCTGGTGCCCGGGGACGCGCCGGGGCTGAGCGCCGCACCTCCCGAGCGGAAGATGGGCATGAAGGGCTCACCCACCGCGCAACTCCACTTCGACGGGGTGCGGGTCCCCGACGAGCGGCGGCTCGGCGCGGAGGGGCAGGGTTTCGCGATCGCGCTCGACGCCCTGGACTCGGGGCGGCTCGGCATCGCCGCCTGCGCGGTCGGGCTCGGCCAGGCGGCCCTGGACGAGGCCGTCGGGTACGCCAAGGAGCGCCGCCAGTTCGGCCGGCCGATCGCCGACTTCCAGGGGCTCCGTTTCCTCCTCGCCGACATGGCGACCCAGGTGGAGGCAGGCCGGGCCCTGTACCTGGAGGCGGCGCGGCTGCGGGACGAGGGGCGTCCCTTCGGCCGCTGCGCGGCGATGGCCAAGCTGTTCTGCACGGACGCCGCGATGCGGATCACGACGGACGCGGTGCAGGTGCTCGGCGGGTACGGGTACACGGCGGACTTCCCCGTGGAGCGGTATCTGCGCGAGGCGAAGATGCTCCAGATCGTCGAGGGCACCAATCAGATCCAGCGGGTGGTCATCGCCCGTCACCTGGTCGGACCAGAGTCCCGCTGA
- a CDS encoding uridine kinase family protein → MNDLDRAAHALLRLPPSCGPVRLIAVDGHAGSGKSTLAARLAAALGGAPVLHLDDLATHEELFEWTGRLREQVLDPLARGESASYRPYDWNLRRFGEARVLPAAPVVLVEGVGAGRRNVRPFLAWLLWMERGPEESWARGRHRDGPDQASFWDGWTVAETRHFAGDPSRAFADTLVRERPEGYDWLPGPAVTADSDQIITYRDGFMSVN, encoded by the coding sequence ATGAACGACCTCGACCGCGCTGCCCACGCGCTGCTCCGGCTGCCGCCCTCCTGCGGGCCGGTCCGGCTGATCGCGGTCGACGGGCACGCGGGTTCCGGCAAGTCCACCCTCGCGGCCCGGCTCGCCGCCGCCCTCGGCGGCGCCCCCGTCCTTCACCTCGACGACCTCGCCACGCACGAAGAGCTCTTCGAGTGGACCGGCCGGCTGCGGGAGCAGGTCCTCGACCCGCTGGCGCGCGGCGAGAGCGCGTCGTACCGGCCGTACGACTGGAACCTCCGTCGCTTCGGCGAGGCGCGCGTGCTCCCGGCCGCGCCGGTCGTCCTCGTCGAGGGTGTCGGTGCCGGCCGGCGGAATGTGCGGCCGTTCCTGGCGTGGCTGCTGTGGATGGAGCGCGGCCCTGAGGAGTCCTGGGCGCGGGGCCGCCACCGGGACGGTCCGGACCAGGCCTCCTTCTGGGACGGCTGGACCGTGGCGGAGACTCGCCATTTCGCCGGGGACCCCTCCCGGGCCTTCGCCGACACCCTGGTACGGGAGCGCCCCGAGGGGTACGACTGGCTTCCCGGGCCCGCTGTGACAGCGGACTCGGACCAGATCATCACGTACCGTGACGGCTTCATGTCCGTGAACTGA
- a CDS encoding SCO1431 family membrane protein, whose protein sequence is MTSASSAVTRFLPRARTGGPADDQGPKILEHVLGWTLVVLLAVLVTRAGLM, encoded by the coding sequence ATGACCTCCGCCTCCTCCGCCGTCACCCGATTCCTCCCGCGCGCCCGGACCGGTGGCCCCGCGGACGACCAGGGCCCCAAGATCCTCGAGCACGTCCTCGGCTGGACCCTCGTCGTCCTGCTCGCCGTGCTCGTCACCCGCGCCGGCCTCATGTGA
- a CDS encoding DUF7064 domain-containing protein: MSGHRHVDDRPVALDEYPVHQAPLSMKHHVSGDRNAYDRCIFHVFDHTGRALLIAGLGVYPNTGVIDAYATLRVGDRLHAVRASDALGDDRTNLSVGPLTITVDEPLKRLSLRCAADPDDPEGLSYDLSWTGDFPAVWEPHHTQRHGGRLTLEGRRFVQAGHCAGTIRAGGEEFTVTPGAWTGTRDRSWGVRPIPGEEPGRAAEFRPEGFHWLWIPMRFEDRFLMVIAQEDADGYRTLNEALLVRNGHRDTQLGWPRTEITYRPGTRHPERATVHLTDPSGKPLEIGVEILASSPLAVGAGYPPATDWQHGTWQGRGWTDRRVYDLSDPAAHPMAAYGVTDHAARFTLDGHTGHGIFEHGSFGRHDPSGFADHTSTAR; encoded by the coding sequence ATGTCCGGGCACCGGCACGTCGACGACCGGCCCGTCGCACTCGACGAATACCCCGTGCACCAGGCCCCGCTCTCGATGAAGCACCACGTCAGCGGCGATCGCAACGCCTACGACCGGTGCATCTTCCACGTCTTCGACCACACCGGCCGGGCCCTGCTCATCGCCGGTCTCGGGGTCTACCCCAACACCGGTGTCATCGACGCCTACGCCACCCTCCGCGTCGGCGACCGGCTGCACGCCGTCCGCGCCTCCGACGCCCTCGGCGACGACCGGACGAACCTCTCCGTCGGCCCGCTCACCATCACCGTCGACGAGCCGCTCAAGCGCCTCTCCCTGCGCTGCGCGGCCGACCCCGACGACCCCGAAGGCCTCTCGTACGACCTCAGCTGGACCGGCGACTTCCCGGCCGTCTGGGAACCCCACCACACCCAGCGGCACGGCGGCCGGCTCACCCTCGAAGGCCGCCGCTTCGTCCAGGCCGGACACTGCGCGGGCACGATCAGGGCCGGCGGCGAGGAGTTCACGGTCACCCCGGGGGCGTGGACCGGCACCCGCGACCGCAGCTGGGGCGTCCGCCCGATCCCCGGCGAAGAGCCCGGCCGCGCCGCCGAGTTCCGCCCCGAGGGATTCCACTGGCTCTGGATCCCGATGCGCTTCGAGGACCGCTTCCTCATGGTCATCGCCCAGGAGGACGCCGACGGCTACCGCACCCTCAACGAGGCCCTGCTCGTACGGAACGGGCACCGCGACACCCAACTCGGCTGGCCCCGCACCGAGATCACGTACCGTCCCGGCACCCGCCACCCCGAGCGGGCCACCGTCCACCTCACCGACCCCAGCGGGAAGCCCCTGGAGATCGGCGTCGAGATCCTCGCCTCCTCCCCGCTCGCCGTCGGCGCCGGTTACCCGCCCGCCACCGACTGGCAGCACGGCACCTGGCAGGGCCGGGGCTGGACCGACCGGCGGGTCTACGACCTCTCCGACCCGGCCGCGCACCCCATGGCCGCGTACGGCGTCACCGATCACGCCGCCCGGTTCACCCTCGACGGCCACACCGGTCACGGCATCTTCGAGCACGGCTCCTTCGGCCGCCACGACCCCAGCGGCTTCGCCGACCACACCTCGACGGCCCGCTGA
- a CDS encoding AAA family ATPase, with the protein MDIGTQGAQAPAELAWLRGVDAYTMGAYPQAEDEFRTAVRIDPGMADAWLGLHALRVDTTTALLRMYRNRDRFGEQRARYRRTLNSWYWLGWWVQPVLESPRDLLLAHASHWLDGRHVPELDRALAGLPPVDTDPQVRFLHACRAYLVKDWDQLVRHTDSLVDDPLLGIEAGLFGGMARVRLEMYGQAEPLLSASLMRCRSEQPQRKELRYWLARAHEGTGRSAAALPLYRAVHRIDPTFMDTAARLAAIAEYDGFEGYDGVDDPAGLATVALGTLGGGLGQDGVDTAPGADPEGGGPVGDGLRLAPEPAPPVAPAASPEPVRQKAPLPAQPVPPRFPAGPTDPVLLAEALAELEGMVGLEPVKRQVKALSAQLEMARLRAGQGLPVQPPKRHFVFSGPSGTGKTTVARILGRVFYALGLLGGDHLVEAQRADLVGEFLGQTAVKANELIDSAVGGVLFVDEAYALSNTGYSKGDAYGDEALQVLLKRAEDNRDHLVVILAGYPEGMDRLLSTNPGLSSRFTTRVDFPSYRPLELTAIGEVLAAANGDGWDEEAVEELRSISGHVVEQGWIDELGNGRFLRTLYEKSCAYRDLRLSGYASTPTREDLATLRLADLMQAYGEVLSGRGPVDRGPQQEPPPGY; encoded by the coding sequence ATGGACATCGGCACGCAGGGCGCGCAGGCCCCCGCCGAACTCGCCTGGCTGCGCGGAGTCGACGCCTACACGATGGGCGCCTACCCGCAGGCGGAGGACGAGTTCCGGACGGCGGTAAGGATCGACCCCGGCATGGCGGACGCCTGGCTCGGGCTGCACGCGCTCCGGGTCGACACCACGACCGCGCTGCTGCGCATGTACCGCAACCGCGACCGCTTCGGCGAGCAGCGGGCCCGGTACCGGCGCACCCTGAACTCCTGGTACTGGCTCGGCTGGTGGGTGCAGCCGGTCCTGGAGAGCCCGCGCGACCTGCTGCTCGCGCACGCCTCCCACTGGCTCGACGGGCGGCACGTCCCTGAGCTCGACCGGGCCCTCGCCGGGCTGCCGCCGGTCGACACCGATCCCCAGGTGCGCTTCCTGCACGCCTGTCGGGCGTACCTCGTCAAGGACTGGGACCAGCTGGTCCGGCACACCGACAGCCTGGTCGACGACCCGCTGCTCGGCATCGAGGCCGGGCTCTTCGGCGGCATGGCCCGGGTGCGTCTGGAGATGTACGGGCAGGCCGAACCGCTGCTCTCGGCGTCGCTGATGCGCTGCCGCAGCGAACAGCCGCAGCGCAAGGAGCTGCGGTACTGGCTGGCCCGCGCCCACGAGGGCACCGGGCGCAGCGCCGCCGCCCTGCCGCTCTACCGGGCGGTGCACCGCATCGACCCCACGTTCATGGACACGGCGGCGCGTCTCGCGGCGATCGCCGAGTACGACGGTTTCGAGGGTTACGACGGGGTGGACGACCCGGCCGGTCTCGCGACGGTCGCGCTCGGCACCCTCGGCGGCGGGCTCGGCCAGGACGGGGTGGACACCGCGCCGGGCGCCGATCCGGAGGGCGGCGGCCCGGTCGGCGACGGGCTGCGGCTCGCGCCCGAGCCGGCCCCGCCGGTGGCCCCGGCCGCCTCGCCGGAGCCCGTACGGCAGAAAGCCCCGCTGCCCGCACAGCCGGTTCCCCCGCGTTTCCCGGCAGGTCCCACCGATCCGGTGCTGCTCGCGGAGGCGCTCGCCGAGCTGGAGGGCATGGTCGGTCTCGAGCCGGTGAAGCGCCAGGTCAAGGCGCTGTCGGCGCAGCTGGAGATGGCGCGGCTGCGGGCCGGGCAAGGTCTTCCGGTCCAGCCGCCCAAACGTCACTTCGTCTTCTCCGGCCCCTCGGGCACCGGGAAGACCACGGTCGCCCGCATCCTCGGCCGGGTGTTCTACGCCCTCGGGCTGCTCGGCGGCGATCATCTCGTGGAGGCCCAGCGGGCGGATCTGGTGGGCGAGTTCCTCGGCCAGACCGCGGTCAAGGCCAACGAACTGATCGACTCCGCGGTCGGCGGGGTGCTGTTCGTGGACGAGGCGTACGCGCTCTCCAACACCGGGTACAGCAAGGGTGACGCCTACGGCGACGAGGCACTGCAGGTGCTGCTGAAGCGGGCCGAGGACAACCGCGACCACCTCGTGGTCATCCTGGCCGGCTACCCCGAGGGCATGGACCGGCTGCTCAGCACCAACCCCGGTCTCTCCTCCCGCTTCACCACCCGCGTCGACTTCCCCTCGTACCGGCCGCTGGAGCTCACCGCCATCGGCGAGGTGCTCGCCGCGGCCAACGGCGACGGCTGGGACGAGGAGGCCGTCGAGGAACTGCGCTCCATCAGCGGTCACGTCGTCGAGCAGGGCTGGATCGACGAGCTGGGCAACGGGCGCTTCCTGCGGACCCTGTACGAGAAGTCCTGCGCGTACCGGGACCTGCGGCTCTCCGGGTACGCCAGCACGCCGACCCGGGAGGACCTGGCGACCCTCCGGCTCGCCGATCTGATGCAGGCGTACGGCGAGGTCCTGTCGGGCCGCGGTCCGGTCGACCGCGGCCCTCAGCAGGAGCCCCCGCCCGGCTACTAG